One Vigna unguiculata cultivar IT97K-499-35 chromosome 7, ASM411807v1, whole genome shotgun sequence genomic region harbors:
- the LOC114190206 gene encoding RNA pseudouridine synthase 1, which produces MLSFNPKPFVFSAVAMSGPPERKIPTAAENYPVPLSPPLPTISKQIELSRAMTASSNSSIFSLSPSDILYHDDHLIAVNKHQGIYCETLLSSLASQSHELHLANRLDRDTSGILLLTKSHKVAAKLVKAFTEHKVKKTYIALCTGPPPDWEQVTVRSGHGRSKFGAWRVYAASDVGRILPGGSVVRSMETSFEVLSVNGNGSFREVSDSGDEGNVLVVEEKAVKEDGNASEIVVRAYPRSGRTHQIRLHCQYLGISIVGDVKYEGEYEWKGTTHDAHHLHAETLSFAHPVTGLDVMLRAPLPLWATEAFQH; this is translated from the coding sequence ATGCTCTCCTTCAACCCCAAACCTTTCGTCTTCTCCGCCGTAGCCATGTCAGGGCCCCCGGAACGGAAAATCCCCACAGCCGCAGAGAATTACCCAGTGCCACTGTCCCCTCCGCTTCCCACAATCTCCAAGCAAATCGAGCTCAGCAGAGCCATGACCGCTTCTTCAAACTCAAGCATCTTTTCTCTCTCACCCTCCGACATTCTCTACCACGACGACCACCTCATCGCAGTCAACAAGCACCAAGGAATTTACTGCGAGACCCTTCTCTCCTCCCTCGCTTCCCAATCGCACGAGCTTCACCTCGCTAATCGACTCGACCGTGACACCAGTGGCATATTGCTCTTAACCAAGTCGCACAAGGTGGCCGCGAAACTCGTCAAGGCCTTCACCGAACACAAAGTGAAGAAAACATACATTGCCCTGTGCACCGGTCCTCCTCCCGATTGGGAACAGGTCACCGTCAGATCCGGTCACGGGAGGTCCAAGTTCGGCGCCTGGCGAGTCTACGCTGCTTCCGATGTGGGACGCATACTACCGGGTGGCTCGGTCGTTCGGTCCATGGAAACTTCCTTTGAGGTGTTGTCGGTAAACGGAAATGGAAGCTTTAGGGAGGTCTCTGATTCGGGCGACGAGGgaaatgttttggtggttgaaGAAAAAGCGGTGAAAGAGGATGGTAATGCGAGTGAGATAGTAGTGAGAGCGTATCCTCGGAGTGGAAGAACGCATCAGATTCGCTTGCACTGTCAGTACCTAGGGATTTCCATCGTAGGTGATGTGAAATATGAAGGTGAGTACGAGTGGAAAGGTACAACTCATGATGCACATCACCTTCATGCAGAAACCTTGTCCTTTGCACATCCTGTTACTGGTCTTGACGTTATGCTACGTGCACCTCTCCCTCTATGGGCTACCGAGGCGTTTCAGCATTAA